AGACAAAGCATATGACTTTGGCCTGGGGGCCGGTTTTTACGTGGATGCCACGCAAACCCCGTGGAACGCGCATTACCGGATGTACAGCTACATTGTTGAGGAGTTGCCCGCATTGCTGGAGGCGAATTTGCCTGTTAGCAACAAACGTGCAGTGTTCGGTCATTCCATGGGAGGGCACGGTGCCCTGACCATCGCACTGAACAATCCCGGACGGTATGTTTCAGTGAGCGCTTTTTCGCCGATTGTCAGCCCAAGCCAATGCCCATGGGGGCAAAAAGCGTTGGGCTTGTATCTGGGTGAAGATCAAGCTGCCTGGCAGCGTCATGACACGGTTGCACTGATTCGCGCCGGGGCACCGCAAATGCCCATGCTGGTAGATCAAGGTTTGGCAGACAATTTTCTGGCTGCGCAGTTGAAGACTGAGTTGCTTGAAAAAGCACTGGAAGAAACGGGTTACCCGGCAGAAATTCGCTATCACCCCGGGTACGACCACAGCTATTATTTCATTGCTACATTTATTGAAGACCATTTGCGCTTTCACGCCAGGCACCTGCAATGAGGCGTTCGTGCGCTGATTGATCCAACTGTAACCGGGGCGTTAACCAATGAGCAAATCTCTCCGCTTGTCAGAAAAATGGTTTCGCCGCGGCCTGTGGGCCGTGGCAGTGGTGTTCGCCTGGTTTTTGATTGGCCTGGGTACCACGGTGGTGGGCGACCTTCCGCAGGTCGAGAAAGTCCAGACAATTGAGGACTTCATTGACCCTGCCGCACTGCAGCCTGTTCAAAACGCGATTCGTGACAGCGAAGCCAAGGCTCGTGAATTGGGTGATGTGCTGGAACAATTGCAGCTTCAGCACAGTGCCGCAAAGGCCGATACCGATTCAGAGCGCGAAAAGTTCACGGCCTGGATTGCTACGCGGCAAGCCACTGCCAAGCCCGATCAGGATCAGGAGCTGATTACCCGTACACAACACCTTGACAGCTTGCAGGCCTTGGAGCGATCAGCCTTGGGGCGGCTTGAAGAACAGCGAAAACTGTTACTTGATGCGCAACAGGCCAATCAGCGAGCTCAGTTTCGTTTGACCGAACTGCAGCAGGGTGTGCAAGACGAATTCAACCACGCCCGGCAAAGCCAGGAACTGCGGGTTTTTGCTTATCGCTTGGCGCTTACCTTGCCCTTGTTGGTATTTGCAGGCTGGCTGTACAAAACCAAGCGGCAAAGTACCTACTGGCCATTCGTTTGGGGCTTTATTTACTTTGCCTTGTTTGCCTTCTTCGTGGAGTTGGTGCCTTACCTGCCCAGTTACGGTGGATACATTCGTTACCTGGTCGGTATCGTGATAACGGCATTGGTTGGCAGGCAGGCTATTCTGGCCTTGAACCGTTATCTGGAACAACAGCGCTTGGCCGAGGCTCAGCCGGAAACCAAGCGGCGCGAAGTGCTTGAGTACGATACCGCGCTGGCGCGCCTTGCGAAGGGAATTTGCCCCGGCTGCGAAAGGGCTGTTGATTTGAAAGACACGAGTATCGATTTTTGCCCGCACTGCGGTATTGGTCTGCACGATCGCTGTGGACACTGCCACACCCGAAAAAGCACCTTTGCCAAGTATTGCCACACCTGCGGCACCGGCGCCAGTTTGACTACGGCTGACCAGCGGTTATCTGCTTAAGGTGCCGGGTATTTCACTGCATTTTTGATCAGCTTTTTCTGGGCCGCATCGACTGGGTCAATGTTGAGCTGGTTGCAGATCTGCAGCAGGTACAGCAGCACATCGGCTACTTCGTCCTTCACCTCGTCGAGCTGCTGGCCTTGCAGCTTGCGGGAGTCTTCCTCCGTAATCCACTGGAAATGTTCCACCAGCTCAGCCACTTCCACAGACAAGGCCATGCTCAGGTTTTTTGGAGAATGAAACTGCTCCCAGTTGCGTGCTGCGGAAAATTGTTTCAGTTGGTGCTGAATGTTCTTCAGTGTGTCTGTGTTCATGCCGTGGGCGTTGCAGTGGATTGAATGTTCATCTTACTGAATACCGGCAATGAAAAACGCCAGCGTGTCGCTGGCGCCTGTTTACCGTGTTGTCACTGCTCACGCGGTGACATTCAATGCCGGGTAATCTATGTAGCCAACTGGCCCCGGGGCGTAATAAGTGGCCGGGTTACCCTCAGCCAATGGCGCATTCAACTTCAATCGTTGAACCAGGTCCGGGTTCGAAATATAGGCGCGACCAAACGACACTGCATCGGCCAGGCCTGTTTCAAGGGCGTTGATTGCCATTTCACGGGTATAGCCATTGTTCACAATGTAGGTGCCCTTGAATGTGTCGCGGGCCCATGCATAGTCAAAGCCAGGCACATCCCGATCGCCACCGGTGGACCCTTCAATCATGTGAATGAAACCGATGCCACGCTGGTTCAACTGTTCGATCAGGTAACCGAACACCGCTTGCGGGTTGCTGTCGCTCAAGTCGTTAAAGGGTGTCACCGGAGAAAGGCGAATGCCAACCTTTCCTGCACCAATTTCCGCAACCACTGCGTCTACCACTTCCAGTGCAAAACGGGCGCGGTTTTGGATCGATCCACCGTATTGGTCTGTGCGCTGATTGGCGCCATCTCGAATGAACTGGTCAATCAGGTAGCCGTTGGCACCGTGAATTTCCACGCCATCAAAGCCAGCTTTCAATGCGTTGGCTGCACCTTTGCGGTATTCGGCCACTACGGTTGCAATTTCATCCACAGTCAAGGCATGGGGGACAGGCACATCCACTTTGCCCTTGTGGGTGTAGGCCACCACATTGGGTTTGATTGCAGAAGGTGCGATCGGGCTTGGGCCACCAGTCAATTCCGGGTGGGTGATACGGCCCACGTGCCAGATTTGCGCAATGATCTTGCCGCCAGCATGGTGAACGGCCTGCGTGATTGGCTTCCAGCCTTCAACCTGCTCATCGGAGTAAATGCCGGGTGTGGCCATGTAGCCCTTGCCTGCAGGCGACACCTGCGTACCCTCACTGATGATCAAGCCTGCATTGGCACGTTGGCGGTAATACTCGATATTCATCTCGCTGCCGGGAATGTCGCCTGCCGCTTCGTCTGACCTGCAACGGGTCAGCGGGGCCATCACTACCCTGTTTTTCACTTCAATGCTGCCAATGTGGCCGGGCTTAAACAGTTTCAAATCATCGGTGTTGTTTGTTTGCGTATTCATGCGTGTTATTCCTTTTGTGTTGCACTGCAATGCTGAACATTATGCGCATTACTGACCGCTTGGTCTATGGAACAGTTGGTATAGTCACTATTCCAGAATGGAATGAATAGGGGCACACATCATGGACCGCTTGCGATTGATGGAGATCTTTGTCCGCGTTGTTGAA
The nucleotide sequence above comes from Limnobacter thiooxidans. Encoded proteins:
- the fghA gene encoding S-formylglutathione hydrolase; the protein is MKLLSSVQSFGGLQNQYEHVSATLNCTMQFSVFLPPQASDGHKVPVAYWLSGLTCTDQNFATKAGAQRVAAELGVAIVMPDTSPRGKGVPDDADKAYDFGLGAGFYVDATQTPWNAHYRMYSYIVEELPALLEANLPVSNKRAVFGHSMGGHGALTIALNNPGRYVSVSAFSPIVSPSQCPWGQKALGLYLGEDQAAWQRHDTVALIRAGAPQMPMLVDQGLADNFLAAQLKTELLEKALEETGYPAEIRYHPGYDHSYYFIATFIEDHLRFHARHLQ
- a CDS encoding zinc ribbon domain-containing protein — protein: MSKSLRLSEKWFRRGLWAVAVVFAWFLIGLGTTVVGDLPQVEKVQTIEDFIDPAALQPVQNAIRDSEAKARELGDVLEQLQLQHSAAKADTDSEREKFTAWIATRQATAKPDQDQELITRTQHLDSLQALERSALGRLEEQRKLLLDAQQANQRAQFRLTELQQGVQDEFNHARQSQELRVFAYRLALTLPLLVFAGWLYKTKRQSTYWPFVWGFIYFALFAFFVELVPYLPSYGGYIRYLVGIVITALVGRQAILALNRYLEQQRLAEAQPETKRREVLEYDTALARLAKGICPGCERAVDLKDTSIDFCPHCGIGLHDRCGHCHTRKSTFAKYCHTCGTGASLTTADQRLSA
- a CDS encoding nucleotide pyrophosphohydrolase, which gives rise to MNTDTLKNIQHQLKQFSAARNWEQFHSPKNLSMALSVEVAELVEHFQWITEEDSRKLQGQQLDEVKDEVADVLLYLLQICNQLNIDPVDAAQKKLIKNAVKYPAP
- a CDS encoding alkene reductase, which gives rise to MNTQTNNTDDLKLFKPGHIGSIEVKNRVVMAPLTRCRSDEAAGDIPGSEMNIEYYRQRANAGLIISEGTQVSPAGKGYMATPGIYSDEQVEGWKPITQAVHHAGGKIIAQIWHVGRITHPELTGGPSPIAPSAIKPNVVAYTHKGKVDVPVPHALTVDEIATVVAEYRKGAANALKAGFDGVEIHGANGYLIDQFIRDGANQRTDQYGGSIQNRARFALEVVDAVVAEIGAGKVGIRLSPVTPFNDLSDSNPQAVFGYLIEQLNQRGIGFIHMIEGSTGGDRDVPGFDYAWARDTFKGTYIVNNGYTREMAINALETGLADAVSFGRAYISNPDLVQRLKLNAPLAEGNPATYYAPGPVGYIDYPALNVTA